In Porites lutea chromosome 8, jaPorLute2.1, whole genome shotgun sequence, the genomic stretch CGCCATTGAGACTACTTCTTTGCAAAATAATAAGGGGTCCTGACTCTTGTCAATATTTGTCTTAATTGATTTGGCGTATTTGCAAACACTTTTTAAGTTATCTTTCCAACAGGTTCCAGCAGATCATAAGGTGGCATTAAAAGTCATTACTTACGTTGGGTGTGCTCTGTCGCTTATCGGAGAAGCACTCACCGCTGTTGCATATTGCGTCCTCATGTGAGTTACAAATAATATACCGTTATAAAAGAGCTCAGACAtttagatttggtttttgtgatatccgggatgatcaaggtcgaggtaatcGTTTTTAACTCACGCATCCTGGTTTCAAATTCACCAAGCATAACCTGGGGAAGAGTGAAACCTAGCTTGTCGCCTGCAACATGCAAACAGTAAGCGTTTGAACAGACTAGACGTTCAACAGAAAAACATGGGGCTGTAAGAAATTTATCGTCCAACGAGCGCTTTAAACAGATTTTTCAGCACCAAATGTTTAACCGTAGCATATTAAGACGTGCTCTGTTTCTAAACTATTTGCATTGAATCTTAATGCTcagtaaatgcaaaattatGACAATAACAAAACCACAAGGGAGGGGGACGGGTAGTCAGCCGCCCTCTTCACAGCCCCTCGTAGCGAAATGAGGCACTGGATTATCTTGTAAGCCATTCATTTATGATTCTTAAATTAAGAAGAAGCAGAAGCACCTTAAGATGGGATTTTCtcgctttgaaaaaaataacatgtCAACGATGTTCAATTATTTTTTGCCTCGTTCAGGGATTTGAAAGAAGACCAAACTCAAATCCACTTTAACCTTGTGGTCGCCATAGCGATAGCACAAATTACGTTTCTTGCTGGAATTGATGCCACAGAAGTTAAGGTAAGCTAAAGATGTAAGTTAATCTGAAAGATAAAGAAATAATGAGCATTTTGTTGGCTTGGATGATAAATTGATCgccaaaacatttaaaaagaaaaatcaaaaatgaaagacttttggATGTAAAAGAGTTGAGTTTTGAATAACTTAATATCATTAGATGATATTCCCATGAGCTCGATTTTAAGCAAATGTGCTAAAAATTGTGGCTCAGTGGTCGAGTGCTCTTTAGTTCTCTTTAGTAtctttggtttattttttacttttaatcatctatttttttgtgggggggaAGGTTGGTAAAAAACGTGCCGTTATGGACTGAATGTGATGACGGTGAACCCCGTTTCTTTATAGGAACTGTGTGTGTTTGTAGCAGCCATGATTCATTACTTCTATCTGGTGGGATTTGCTTGGATGTTATTTGAGGGTGTTTACCTGTATCTGATGGTTGTCAAAGTGTTCAATACGGTCATGAGATGGCGCTTGTTCTATGGAGTGGCTTGGGGTAAGTATTAAAGCAAAAGCCTACTACAGAAAATGACCCGGTTGGTAGATCTAGTCAAGAGGTCTTGACTTGTCAGTCCTTTCCGGGATCAAACGCATTTCGTTAATTGATTCCTGGTTTATCTTACTATCCTTACGTACTTACAAGGACTTGCAATTGAGACTTGCTATTCAGAGGAATTTTTACCACAGGACAGTTTTCATAAGAGTGCTACGCTGACGTAGCTGACGTAACCCAACTGAGCCcaacttttcatttttctctttttcgttTTCAATCAAACCTTAGGCGTCTCCCTTTTGATTGTGGTTTTATCGATCGTGATTGCTTCCATTCAAGATGGCGGGATAGAAAGCTATGTTCATGATCATTTGTAAGTAAACAAACCAGATCTTAATACTACCGAACAAAACGGAGCAAGAAAAACTTGGAGGTTTCAAGaatccatttatttttttattaccattttttatttatttatttattgcaaaGTTCCTTAATATGAAATTTGCCAAAACTGCCTTTTTCAGAGGAATTATTATCAGCACGTTCATGTTACAGGCCTAAAAAATTGGTTTTCAaacaattgaaaatttttaaataagtcTTCGTAGGCTTTTTCTTCAACATGTCCAATTTTAACCGTCAAGTTTTATCAAGCAATCCTTTCTTAGTAACACCTtgattttctatatttttttcagttgctgGGTTTCCTTCAAAAATAACCTTATCTGGACGTTTGTTGCGCCTGTTCTCTTAGTTTGCACGGTAAGGGTAAGAAAGTGAAAATGTCCCATAAAGTGAATGAGTTTGTTAAGAgaacaagttaaaaaaatgattgCTTACAGAATATTGAGGCTCATCTGTAACTGATTAAAAATTGATATAATCATCAAATATTTGCAATGAAAATGTAAGACGTGAAACTGAAATTAATAACGATTcatgtagaaaaaagaaaatcagaatATTTAGCTACCTTTCATATCATAGTCTTGGTGGATTACAGTAAGcccataaatggactgatagcggctACCAGTGGCGCCCTTGTATGCCTATGTCAGAGCTTACtgataaaatgtaaatatatACCGTAAAGAGGACACGTCtattgtcctctcatccacgccatttcatttattcattcatttgcGGGTAATAAACACATCTGGGACAGAGCGCTGCGGTGGAGGGGAGGCTGTGACGTCATACTTAGTGTGATATGCTTGAGGTGTTTCATACGTCCGAGCTTTGATCGATTTTTTATCgattatattttatgttttcatttctttctttctttatttatttactgtagTTATATTTTCAAGACctgagagaaagaaagaaacagggTCCAAGCTTTCTGCCATCAAAAGACCTCTTATTTTCATGCATTGTCTCCACACAGATAAACTCAGTTTTACTTGCTCGAGTGGTTCATGAGATTCTAAGAATGCAAGCCGACAAAACATCTCATCTGGAAAGAGTTCGACAAGGAGTTAAAGCATGCGTAGTTTTGTTTCCTCTTTTGGGACTGACCTGGGTGTTTGGTGTTCTAAGTGTCACAGATGCTGGACTCGTATTTCAGTACATCTTTACCATCTTCAACTCTTTGCAGGTACTAGAAAATCCAACATGTTAACTTTTTGAGTAGTTTGAGGaaacagtcgacatttcgcaggggcactcaacgagaatatagttcaaaaccacttaaacatagcattgttgaacgtattttagtatttaaacgatatatataagcatatttttatcccctaaacatttttcatctgttcggctttcgtagctgaaagtctagtgatccgaaaattatgggGATGAAAACTTACCTTTGCGAAAATTTCGGCAAGAAAAAAGGCTTagatgacctttttagggtaaaaatccgttaaaaatgggcaattataccattttttagatgttcgaaaatcctaggagaggcaggtaagcaagaaattttacaaaaaatgttccgaaaattctagatctcaaatcgtcttccgaacagatattttccgaaaattggcGTTGGGTGCCCTgattttgcgacgccaccactggtttccccaagAAATGACGTAAGGCGGAAAcgtccatactgatgacgtgtaacaacccagatctgggaagtgcttctTATTGGATGAAGCagattttaaccaatcagaagcactgcccagatctaggtagtgacgCGTAATCAGTATGGAATTGCTCCGCTCGTTTCTCCAATGTCATTACGCGGGGAAACTAGTGGTGGTGTCGCacaatgtcagctgttttctcaggctaactgACAGCGAGCAAATATCCTTTTATCAAAGTACTTAGCTCGGTGACTAAAAAAGCGGTTTTAATTCACTAATtcgttcatttatttattcatataaTTTTGCCACACAAGCATTCGAAGTTTACTCCAGGCTTTGACAGTAGTGTCAAGGATTGTAGCGATCGAGAAAATTAACATGAACATAGAATAGTAGAGATGGTGGGCGGTACCTGATACCATGTACTGCGATTAACCATTGACTACAAATTTTGCCctcatttcttcttttctctcatcCTTATGTATGAacttaactttctttttttttggacgATACACACATTTTTAGGGTTTGTTCATCTTCATCCTTCACGTTTTGAGAAACAGCGACGTACGTGCAGCATACTCTCGAAAGATGCAGAAGAGGAATGCAGCAAAAAGCGTGAAAAACTCTCAAGAAAACCGCAATACAATCGGATTATGGTCAAGCACAGTGACGAATGAACCAAGTTGTACAAAAGAACCTAGCAGTGCCTCTCTAAGATCATCGGTTGGAGTAAAAAGCAAGATTGACAATGCCCTGCACGAAGAAGGAACCATGACTCCCGTTGACACATGACTGTCACGTAGACTGCACGCGAATTTGTTTTAGTAGCCACTGTTAGAAAATAGAGTATTGGCAAGTTTTCATTATACGTTTAATTCTTATAGGAAAGAGCATAAAAATCCTACAAAGAAATATTACTTCTGTTGACACGTGACTGTCACGTAGACTGCACGCAAATTTGTTTTAGTACCCACTGTTAGAAAATAGAGTATTGGCAAGTTTTCATTATACGTTTAATTCTTATAGGAAAGAGCATAAAAATCCTACAAAGAAATATTACTTCCGTTGACACGTGACTGTATGTCAGTAAGCCATTTCCCGGcgagtaaaataaataaaactcattttcacaagagaggttgtgcacctagcctcattttgaaagtgagggtttttggaactcggatgTGGCCTATTTGGAGGAAAAATTTGAACATAGGAGAGGGAGGGAGTGAAAAACTATATACCCCACAGATATTTGACTACAGCAGCGGTTTTAACTGAATGAGAACAGATTTTtgtgtagcctgttccagacgtTCAGTAGGGAGAGAGTTAAATTGTAGGCGGTGAGCGATAAAGGAACACGAGaggaaatcaaagaaagactatcgtcaactcgtgggaacgatatttagaaaataattaaatCATAGTTAttaactctggttttcccacagtataCTATCTAATATACTATACTATTTAATCTActattttttctttggaaacagatacttttttgctgtttattgcactctattaaataacagttatttaggcatatatttatagaaaacaacaaaacaaataagcaaacaaaacaaagaagaaacggaaaaaaagaaagaaagcaggaaaaaaagaaaagtattgaGTAGGAGTCGACCCGGCACCTTCAGCTTGACGAGACTATACCTTACCACTACACCACTAAAGCTGATTACATAACTTCGGCGAAAAGTcttaatttaatgccttttccatggagCTTCCGCCGTTTGAAGATGATcgagccgcattaaccgagaaaaaaaatgtcaacgCATTCCATGGCGATGAATttatgaaagaacataattacgCTTTGCAAAAAGCCGATAAACCTCATCTGCGAAGTAGCACGCAAAACATATGTtctgttatctcgatttccgctgtagTTTTGAAGCTAATGATCAAAATCACATCCGTTTTCGTCTCATACAGGTCCTTAAGAATGTCATGGCATTACATTTTGTCACTTTCAGATCACTttccagcaagctggaattcaGTATAATCCCCCGTGATCTTGCAGCgtagtcgaagagcaaatgctcatcttctagTGTCAAGTTTAACaactggacgagtcaaaggctcttaaAATcgaatccccaagttaaccatcgtactcatctgaaagacttctccatgtcttaaatttggtaagacctctaaccgtactgtagaaaatttgccacaaagaaaactctgagtctgagcACTAGCGAACGATGCCACTCTCGGCAAAGATTTTGATACaaccgaacttcggcgagcgcgtgcttcttcGGAAACGATAGATTTTCgcactctcgagttcggacccgattaattacgaagtcaGTCTACTACGAATGagtgagtgactcatttgcatatccccgtccctgcaataactcgtggtacgctcgcgcgtccccacgagttaaaaaaCGAGAGGAGACCAGGttccggttgttcaaacattgcatagcgctatccaccggataaatttctatccagcggataacgcAATAAGTTTCCCGTAATACTtctccgctggatagtgatttatccggtggataccgctatccaacatttgaacaaccgcGGCCAGGGAGCTCGCAATCAACTAATTTTTTgcccgcgctctactatctgaatgCCATGAACAGGTTAATTTTTCTTCTGTGAGTCTCAGAATATTTTGGCAGCTAATTGTAGTTTGCGCAACGCTTGAAAACACTGATAActgacaaaaaatttaaaaaagtatttaaaaaatatgcTTTTGTCATTAATGGATCCAGAAAGAGTAGATGAAGAAAA encodes the following:
- the LOC140946427 gene encoding adhesion G-protein coupled receptor D1-like, translating into MNFTLSNIIGSTLDPRPQFILQKNLSVILRYDEGLEAHCVFWDFTAKSNFNGSWSSKGCSVVNRTKTEITCTCNHLTNFAVLMHVGVDNEVPADHKVALKVITYVGCALSLIGEALTAVAYCVLMDLKEDQTQIHFNLVVAIAIAQITFLAGIDATEVKELCVFVAAMIHYFYLVGFAWMLFEGVYLYLMVVKVFNTVMRWRLFYGVAWGVSLLIVVLSIVIASIQDGGIESYVHDHFCWVSFKNNLIWTFVAPVLLVCTINSVLLARVVHEILRMQADKTSHLERVRQGVKACVVLFPLLGLTWVFGVLSVTDAGLVFQYIFTIFNSLQGLFIFILHVLRNSDVRAAYSRKMQKRNAAKSVKNSQENRNTIGLWSSTVTNEPSCTKEPSSASLRSSVGVKSKIDNALHEEGTMTPVDT